The following coding sequences are from one Neurospora crassa OR74A linkage group I, whole genome shotgun sequence window:
- a CDS encoding cyclin: MNFSSERRVHPRCSSLLRNASYPTTTSTSYASVDSLFSVSSLISVPSNTTSSQDSDDSRSSASDTEQSYRTFSFPTQFSNLSQTSISSVESLCEPSVKHVSHWQKSCAEQAKGNRLLRQNPRRTNRSATSRTGHPPSLVRQDDRKVNFVDTVVDAATLTVEAIWPLSSACPRNGNGANPGLSLRQFIQETLKRSRSSYSTLTVALYYLILIKPHIPACDFTMEQPRDCLENPGLQCGRRMFLAALILASKYLQDRNYSAKAWSKISGLNVKEINQNEMAFLLAVNWKLHIPDHLYERWTECMARLNLSLPPCSGSAAQQIYQQQCANYKNAVRKLTPELDNVEEVASWFQQRSPIVVPTVARSLYTPPFERSSPFESKAECRARVPAPMATPAVMEPSPFAVQAECRMAPALGLLPSPRPTPQLRAMTSTPAVSAVSCLLAKGSSMGYAMHQASHATAAQVSDRWPSASSPPYLTRRSSLANSVSTASSPESMISDSSQLSRSSSFSATSVESAPSSDTDAQARYQYGKQDGEKYGLQPVIVSAHETYGVNTLTLSPESCYMDPAGQNLNDYKVAALALQDLRRQGGDLPARAGMKRARAPSTDKPLQDNVRDLLSGMDSVRPSRQMPVRSFSEESYKRLCFSVEDARPAISSLHPAMGGIGGPGMWDGILC; encoded by the exons ATGAATTTCAGCAGCGAACGTCGCGTGCACCCCCGCTGCAGCTCGCTTCTTCGAAACGCCTCATATCCCACTACTACCTCAACCTCCTACGCCTCCGTCGATTCCCTTTTCTCGGTTTCTTCTTTAATCTCGGTGCCGTCCAACACTACTTCGTCCCAAGACTCGGATGACTCCCGCTCGAGCGCATCCGACACTGAACAATCTTACCGcaccttttcttttcccacGCAGTTTTCGAACTTGTCGCAAACTTCCATCAGCTCTGTCGAGAGCCTTTGTGAACCGTCCGTAAAGCATGTTAGCCACTGGCAAAAGAGTTGTGCTGAACAGGCCAAGGGCAACCGTCTTTTGAGACAAAACCCCCGGCGCACAAACCGCTCAGCGACCTCTCGTACCGGACATCCGCCCTCTCTAGTGAGACAAGATGACCGCAAAGTTAACTTCGTTGACACCGTTGTCG ATGCAGCCACCTTGACCGTTGAAGCCATTTGGCCTTTGTCCTCGGCCTGCCCTCGCAACGGCAACGGAGCGAATCCGGGGCTTTCGCTGCGCCAGTTCATCCAGGAGACGCTCAAGCGCTCGCGTTCCAGCTATTCCACCTTGACGGTCGCACTGTACTACTTGATCCTGATCAAGCCCCACATCCCTGCCTGCGACTTCACCATGGAACAGCCCCGCGATTGCCTCGAGAACCCGGGTCTCCAGTGTGGGCGCCGCATGTTCCTTGCTGCTCTGATTTTGGCTTCCAAGTATCTGCAGGACAGGAACTACTCGGCAAAGGCTTGGAGCAAGATCTCTGGCCTCAATGTCAAGGAGATCAACCAAAATGAGATGGCTTTTCTCTTGGCGGTCAACTGGAAGCTGCACATCCCAGACCACTTATATGAGCGGTGGACTGAGTGCATGGCCAGGCTCAATCTGTCGCTTCCACCCTGCTCTGGTTCTGCAGCCCAGCAGATTTATCAGCAGCAATGCGCCAACTACAAGAATGCCGTCCGCAAGTTGACTCCAGAGTTGGATAACGTCGAGGAAGTGGCCTCCTGGTTTCAGCAAAGATCGCCTATTGTCGTGCCGACTGTCGCCAGATCGCTCTATACGCCTCCGTTTGAGCGTTCTTCCCCTTTCGAGAGCAAGGCTGAGTGCCGCGCTAGGGTTCCGGCTCCGATGGCAACTCCTGCTGTTATGGAACCGAGCCCTTTCGCCGTGCAAGCGGAGTGCCGCATGGCTCCGGCGCTTGGTTTGCTCCCGAGCCCGCGTCCCACCCCTCAGCTGCGTGCAATGACCAGTACTCCTGCAGTGAGCGCTGTGTCTTGTCTTCTTGCCAAGGGCTCGTCGATGGGATACGCTATGCATCAGGCTTCGCACGCAACGGCTGCTCAGGTCTCGGATCGGTGGCCTTCGGCTTCATCTCCCCCTTATCTTACCCGCCGCTCGTCTCTTGCCAACAGCGTTTCTACTGCGTCTTCTCCCGAATCCATGATTTCCGATTCGTCGCAGCTGTctcgatcttcttctttctccgcTACTTCCGTGGAAAGTGCGCCGTCGTCCGACACGGATGCTCAGGCGCGCTACCAATATGGGAAGCAGGATGGTGAGAAGTATGGTCTTCAGCCAGTTATTGTTTCGGCTCATGAAACCTATGGGGTCAACACCTTGACACTTTCGCCCGAGTCCTGCTACATGGATCCAGCGGGTCAGAACCTCAATGATTACAAGGTCGCTGCACTTGCTCTTCAGGACTTGCGCCGTCAGGGCGGCGATCTTCCGGCTAGAGCGGGAATGAAGCGTGCTAGGGCTCCTTCTACCGACAAGCCTTTGCAGGACAACGTTCGCGATCTTCTTTCTGGCATGGACTCTGTGAGACCATCTCGCCAGATGCCGGTCCGCTCCTTCTCCGAGGAGAGTTACAAACGGCTCTGTTTCTCGGTGGAAGACGCTCGGCCTGCAATCTCGTCCCTCCATCCTGCCATGGGTGGCATCGGTGGTCCCGGGATGTGGGATGGGATTCTTTGCTAA
- a CDS encoding phosphopantothenate-cysteine ligase, variant, producing the protein MMSQIPGETPPPNLATLAEDHYFSANPPPKDLEKHVKQAKDFIDFHAKEGRRLVLITSGGTTVPLEKQTVRFIDNFSAGTRGATSAEYFLEAGYAVLFLHRQFSLLPFSRHYSHAKDCFLDFLREGPDGSVVARDKDASKMLQVLRKYHDARDNNMLLAIPFLSISDYLHELRSIAQLMKPLGPNALLYLAAAVSDFFVPPDRMSEHKIQSTDAADLKKKLSSSTATSSAAPSANPSARATPASGGSVGSRNGSGGTGVVDEETFDNFDSSPTVPRSKRLVVDLDPVPKFLKNLVEGWSPEGMIVSFKLETDPSILTLKAKYSLNRYQHHLVIGNLLSTRKWEVVFVAPNRKDRWIRVPMHRRVGGSSSTSTSSGNPAAAVTTTTTTTTDKDEPLDPKSLPEGEPEIEIESLIIPAVKDLHSEYIDTFERERRGRSGTPA; encoded by the exons ATGATGTCCCAAATCCCCGGCGAGACCCCACCACCCAACCTGGCCACTCTGGCCGAGGACCACTACTTCTCTGCCAACCCGCCGCCCAAGGACCTTGAGAAGCACGTGAAGCAGGCCAAGGACTTTATCGATTTCCATGCAAAAGAGGGGCGGAGGTTGGTGCTGATTACCAGTGGTGGAACTACTGTGCCGCTTG AAAAGCAGACTGTGCGCTTCATTGACAACTTCTCAGCTGGTACTCGCGGAGCT ACATCCGCCGAATACTTCCTCGAAGCCGGCTACGCCGTCCTCTTTCTTCACCGACAATTCTCCCTCCTGCCCTTCTCGCGCCACTACTCGCACGCAAAGGATTGCTTCCTCGATTTTCTTCGCGAAGGGCCCGACGGCTCTGTCGTTGCCCGCGACAAGGACGCCAGCAAAATGCTCCAAGTCCTTCGCAAGTACCATGACGCCCGCGACAACAACATGCTGCTGGCCATCCCCTTCCTCAGCATCTCGGACTATCTGCACGAGCTGAGGTCCATCGCCCAGCTGATGAAGCCGCTCGGCCCCAACGCTCTCTTGTATCTCGCGGCCGCCGTTAGCGACTTTTTCGTGCCGCCAGACCGCATGTCGGAGCACAAGATCCAGAGCACGGACGCGGCGGATCTGAAGAAGAAATTGTCATCTTCTACTGCCACATCATCTGCTGCGCCCAGTGCGAACCCTAGTGCCAGAGCTACGCCTGCCTCTGGTGGCTCTGTTGGATCTAGGAACGGATCGGGAGGGACGGGAGTGGTGGATGAAGAGACCTTTGACAACTTTGATTCTTCCCCCACCGTGCCTAGGAGTAAGCGGTTGGTGGTCGATCTTGATCCCGTGCCCAAGTTCCTCAAGAACTTGGTGGAGGGATGGTCGCCTGAGGGCATGATTGTCTCGTTCAAGCTGGAGACGGATCCAAGCATCTTGACGCTGAAGGCCAAGTACTCGCTGAATAGGTATCAGCATCATTTGGTTATTGGAAATTTGCT CTCCACCCGCAAATGGGAAGTAGTCTTTGTAGCACCCAACCGCAAAGACAGGTGGATCCGCGTCCCCATGCACCGTCGTGTCGGCggctcttcttctacttctacttcttccggcaacccagcagcagcagtaacaacaacaacaacaacgacaacagacAAGGACGAACCGCTCGACCCCAAGTCTCTCCCCGAAGGCGAACCGGAAATCGAGATTGAGAGCTTGATCATCCCGGCTGTCAAGGATTTGCATAGTGAGTATATTGATACGTTTGAGCgcgagaggagggggaggagtgGTACGCCTGCCTAG